In the Pseudomonas sp. DTU_2021_1001937_2_SI_NGA_ILE_001 genome, one interval contains:
- a CDS encoding START domain-containing protein translates to MKSLYRLIAVCGVTVLVSSGAYAEDWQLAKDEQGIKVWLSDVAGSKYKAYRGVTVIDASVERLRALQEDVVGACAWIHECESQKLLKHEGDKAWTYTRFKTPWPVTPRDSVLEVTTRQEADGSLRRTLVEKPTYVPEEKGYVRVAEVEGFWQLTPKGPNRTEVTYQVHTDPGGSVPSWLSNKFVVDAPFNTLKALKERAAAKP, encoded by the coding sequence ATGAAGTCGCTGTACCGCCTGATTGCTGTATGTGGGGTCACTGTACTGGTCAGCAGCGGCGCCTATGCCGAGGACTGGCAGCTGGCCAAGGATGAGCAGGGGATCAAGGTCTGGCTCAGTGATGTGGCGGGCTCGAAATACAAGGCCTACCGCGGCGTCACCGTGATCGATGCCAGCGTCGAGCGCTTGCGTGCTCTGCAGGAAGATGTGGTCGGAGCCTGTGCATGGATCCACGAATGCGAGTCGCAGAAGCTGCTCAAGCATGAAGGCGACAAGGCCTGGACCTACACCCGCTTCAAGACGCCGTGGCCGGTGACGCCGCGTGACTCGGTGCTGGAGGTCACGACTCGCCAGGAAGCCGACGGAAGCCTGCGGCGTACGTTGGTAGAGAAGCCTACCTATGTTCCGGAAGAGAAGGGCTATGTACGGGTGGCCGAGGTCGAGGGCTTCTGGCAGCTGACCCCGAAAGGGCCGAACCGCACCGAAGTGACCTATCAGGTGCACACCGACCCGGGTGGCAGTGTGCCGTCTTGGTTGAGCAACAAGTTCGTGGTCGATGCGCCGTTCAACACGCTAAAGGCATTGAAGGAGAGGGCAGCGGCCAAGCCCTGA
- a CDS encoding YkgJ family cysteine cluster protein has protein sequence MDCRSGCGACCIAPSITSPIPGMPDGKPAGVRCLHLTLDLLCGLFGRPERPEVCGRFAAAPDICGVDQADAIRLIGWWEKATAA, from the coding sequence ATGGACTGCCGTTCCGGTTGCGGTGCGTGCTGTATAGCACCCTCGATCACTTCTCCCATTCCTGGCATGCCTGATGGCAAGCCGGCAGGTGTGCGCTGTCTGCACCTGACGCTCGATCTGCTCTGTGGCCTGTTCGGTCGGCCGGAGCGTCCTGAGGTGTGCGGCCGGTTCGCTGCGGCGCCGGATATCTGTGGTGTCGATCAGGCTGATGCGATTCGCCTGATCGGCTGGTGGGAGAAGGCTACCGCTGCCTGA
- the gltA gene encoding citrate synthase, giving the protein MADKKAQLIIEGTAPVELPILTGSVGPDVIDVRGLTATGRFTFDPGFMSTASCESKITYIDGDQGILLHRGYPIEQLASQSDYLETCYLLLNGELPTAEQKAQFVAVVKNHTMVHEQLKTFFNGFRRDAHPMAVMCGVVGALSAFYHDSLDINNPQHREISAIRLVAKMPTLAAMVYKYSMGQPMMYPRNDLSYAENFLHMMFNTPCEIKPISPVLAKAMDRIFILHADHEQNASTSTVRMAGSSGANPFACIAAGIAALWGPAHGGANEAVLTMLDEIGDVSNIDKFIAKAKDKNDPFKLMGFGHRVYKNRDPRATVMKQTCDEVLKELGINNDPQLELAMRLEEIALTDPYFIERSLYPNVDFYSGIILKAIGIPTSMFTVIFALARTVGWISHWKEMLSGPYKIGRPRQLYTGETQRDLVALQDRK; this is encoded by the coding sequence ATGGCTGACAAAAAAGCGCAGTTGATCATCGAGGGCACAGCCCCCGTCGAGCTGCCCATTCTGACCGGAAGCGTTGGTCCAGACGTGATCGATGTCCGCGGTCTTACCGCCACCGGCCGCTTCACGTTCGACCCCGGCTTCATGTCGACCGCCTCTTGCGAGTCGAAGATCACTTACATCGATGGCGATCAGGGTATCCTGCTGCACCGTGGCTATCCCATCGAGCAACTGGCCAGCCAGTCCGACTACCTGGAAACCTGCTACCTGCTGCTCAACGGCGAACTGCCGACCGCCGAGCAGAAGGCCCAGTTCGTCGCCGTGGTGAAAAATCACACCATGGTCCACGAACAGCTCAAGACCTTCTTCAACGGCTTCCGCCGTGACGCCCACCCGATGGCCGTGATGTGCGGCGTGGTCGGCGCCCTGTCGGCGTTCTACCACGACTCGCTGGACATCAATAACCCGCAGCACCGCGAAATCTCCGCGATCCGCCTGGTCGCCAAGATGCCGACCCTGGCAGCGATGGTCTACAAGTACTCCATGGGCCAACCCATGATGTACCCGCGCAACGACCTGAGCTACGCGGAAAACTTCCTGCACATGATGTTCAACACCCCGTGCGAGATCAAACCGATCAGCCCGGTACTGGCCAAGGCGATGGATCGCATCTTCATCCTGCACGCCGACCACGAACAGAACGCCTCCACCTCCACCGTGCGCATGGCCGGCTCCTCGGGCGCCAACCCGTTCGCCTGTATCGCTGCCGGCATCGCCGCCCTGTGGGGTCCCGCCCACGGCGGTGCCAACGAAGCGGTACTGACCATGCTGGACGAGATCGGCGACGTATCGAACATCGACAAGTTCATTGCCAAGGCCAAGGACAAGAACGATCCGTTCAAGCTCATGGGCTTCGGTCATCGCGTCTACAAGAACCGCGACCCGCGCGCCACCGTGATGAAGCAGACCTGCGACGAAGTTCTCAAGGAACTGGGCATCAACAACGATCCTCAGCTGGAACTGGCCATGCGCCTGGAAGAGATCGCCCTGACCGATCCTTACTTCATCGAGCGCTCGCTGTACCCGAACGTCGATTTCTACTCGGGGATCATCCTCAAGGCCATTGGCATTCCGACCAGCATGTTCACCGTGATCTTCGCCCTCGCCCGCACCGTCGGCTGGATCTCGCACTGGAAGGAAATGCTCTCCGGTCCGTACAAGATCGGCCGTCCGCGCCAGCTGTACACCGGCGAAACCCAGCGCGACCTGGTCGCCCTGCAAGACCGCAAGTAA
- a CDS encoding succinate dehydrogenase iron-sulfur subunit yields the protein MLQVEVYRYNPDTDSAPSTQVFQVDTGGKDLMVLDVLALIKEQDEGFSYRRSCREGVCGSDGMNINGKNGLACITPLSAVVKNNKLVLRPLPGLPVIRDLVVDMSIFYKQYEKVRPFLQNDTPAPAIERLQTPEDREKLDGLYECILCACCSTSCPSFWWNPDKFLGPAALLQAYRFLADSRDTRTAERLASLDDPFSVFRCRGIMNCVNVCPKGLNPTKAIGHVRNMLLGSGV from the coding sequence ATGTTGCAAGTCGAAGTTTATCGCTACAACCCAGATACCGACTCGGCGCCATCGACCCAGGTCTTCCAGGTCGATACCGGCGGTAAGGATCTGATGGTGCTGGATGTATTGGCACTGATCAAAGAACAGGATGAAGGTTTCTCGTATCGTCGCTCCTGCCGCGAAGGCGTGTGTGGCTCCGACGGCATGAACATCAACGGCAAGAACGGCCTGGCGTGTATCACACCGCTGTCTGCCGTGGTCAAGAACAACAAGCTGGTCCTGCGTCCGCTGCCAGGCCTGCCGGTTATTCGTGACCTGGTCGTCGATATGAGCATCTTCTACAAGCAGTACGAGAAGGTTAGGCCTTTCCTGCAGAACGACACACCGGCTCCGGCCATCGAGCGTCTGCAGACCCCGGAAGATCGCGAGAAGCTCGATGGTCTGTACGAGTGCATCCTGTGCGCTTGCTGCTCGACCTCCTGCCCATCCTTCTGGTGGAACCCAGACAAGTTCCTGGGCCCAGCCGCTCTGCTGCAGGCTTATCGCTTCCTGGCCGACAGTCGTGACACTCGCACCGCCGAGCGTCTGGCGTCCCTGGACGATCCGTTCAGCGTATTCCGCTGCCGCGGCATCATGAACTGCGTCAACGTCTGTCCGAAAGGCCTGAACCCTACCAAGGCCATCGGTCACGTGCGCAACATGCTGCTGGGCAGTGGCGTCTGA
- the sdhC gene encoding succinate dehydrogenase, cytochrome b556 subunit, with amino-acid sequence MKSQRPVNLDLRTIKLPVTAYTSILHRISGVILFVGIAIMLYALDKSLASEEGFGEVKACLTSPLAKLVIWGLLSALLYHLVAGVRHLIMDAGVGETLEGGKLGSKIVIVVSVVLIVLAGVWIW; translated from the coding sequence GTGAAAAGCCAACGACCTGTAAATCTAGACCTAAGGACAATCAAGCTCCCAGTCACTGCTTACACGTCCATTCTTCACCGTATCTCCGGTGTCATTCTCTTCGTCGGTATTGCCATCATGCTTTATGCATTGGACAAATCCCTGGCGTCCGAGGAAGGCTTCGGTGAGGTGAAAGCGTGTCTGACCAGCCCGCTGGCGAAGCTTGTCATCTGGGGCTTGCTGTCTGCCCTTCTGTATCACCTGGTGGCTGGCGTGCGCCACCTGATCATGGACGCAGGAGTCGGCGAGACGCTGGAAGGCGGCAAGCTGGGCTCCAAAATCGTAATCGTCGTTTCTGTGGTACTGATCGTGCTGGCGGGAGTCTGGATATGGTAA
- a CDS encoding translation initiation factor 2: MSAAPPAPVIPPSTVEQPVAQAVTGGGSQKPAPSVHELAPSVPVVPVKLHKEDFGVAAKPLQPHGQADALKPAGKIAATRQGADKASPKTSAKVAAKGDAKAQKGKLDKTPVKDVRVGKAKLDLSLPPDLVRELEPPANVITGKRKPLLPPMFSDKSAERDASNFELNGRLLSNEMQLQMRNESRRDVEGAALDFKFKQ, encoded by the coding sequence GTGTCTGCTGCGCCGCCGGCGCCCGTCATTCCGCCTTCCACTGTCGAGCAGCCGGTCGCCCAGGCAGTGACCGGTGGGGGTTCGCAAAAGCCTGCACCGTCGGTGCATGAACTGGCGCCCAGTGTTCCGGTGGTGCCGGTGAAGCTGCACAAGGAAGATTTCGGTGTTGCCGCCAAGCCGCTGCAACCACACGGCCAAGCGGATGCGCTGAAGCCTGCTGGCAAGATCGCTGCAACCCGGCAGGGCGCTGACAAGGCCTCGCCCAAGACTTCCGCCAAGGTGGCTGCCAAGGGCGATGCCAAGGCGCAGAAGGGCAAGCTGGACAAGACCCCCGTCAAGGATGTGCGCGTCGGCAAGGCCAAGCTCGACTTGAGCCTGCCGCCGGACCTGGTGCGTGAGCTGGAGCCTCCGGCCAATGTCATTACGGGCAAGCGCAAGCCGCTGCTGCCGCCGATGTTCTCCGACAAGTCTGCCGAACGCGACGCGAGCAATTTCGAGCTCAACGGTCGTCTGCTGAGCAATGAAATGCAGCTGCAGATGCGTAACGAAAGCCGTCGCGACGTCGAAGGTGCAGCGCTGGACTTCAAGTTCAAGCAATAA
- the sdhA gene encoding succinate dehydrogenase flavoprotein subunit, translating into MASTKTLSFDAIIVGGGGAGMRAALQLAQGGHKTAVVTKVFPTRSHTVSAQGGITCAIASADPNDDWRWHMYDTVKGSDYIGDQDAIEYMCQVGPEAVFELDHMGLPFSRTETGRIYQRPFGGQSKDFGKGGQAARTCAAADRTGHALLHTLYQANLKAGTVFLNEYYAVDLVKNQDGAFVGIIAICIETGETMYIRSKATVLATGGAGRIYASTTNALINTGDGVGMALRAGVPVQDIEMWQFHPTGIAGAGVLVTEGCRGEGGYLINKHGERFMERYAPNAKDLAGRDVVARSMVKEIIAGNGCGPNGDHVMLKLDHLGEEVLHARLPGICELSKTFAHVDPVLAPVPVVPTCHYMMGGIATNIHGQAITQDANGVDQVIHGLFAVGEVACVSVHGANRLGGNSLLDLVVFGRAAGLHLEKALSEGVEYRDASDTDIDVALGRLTALNERTTGEDVATLRRELQNCMQNYFGVFRTGEYMLKGIEQLAGLRERIANVKINDKSQAFNTARIEALELQNLLEVAEATAVAAEARKESRGAHAREDFEDRDDENWLCHTLYFPGEKRVAKRSVNFAPKTVPAFEPKVRTY; encoded by the coding sequence ATGGCTAGCACTAAAACTCTTTCTTTCGACGCCATCATCGTCGGTGGCGGCGGCGCGGGCATGCGCGCGGCCCTGCAGCTGGCTCAGGGCGGTCACAAGACTGCCGTGGTCACCAAGGTGTTCCCGACCCGTTCCCACACCGTATCGGCCCAGGGTGGCATCACCTGTGCCATCGCTTCTGCCGACCCGAACGACGACTGGCGCTGGCACATGTACGACACCGTCAAGGGGTCGGACTACATCGGTGACCAGGACGCAATCGAATACATGTGCCAGGTGGGTCCGGAAGCGGTCTTCGAGCTGGACCACATGGGTCTGCCGTTCTCGCGTACCGAGACCGGTCGTATCTATCAGCGTCCGTTCGGTGGTCAGTCCAAGGACTTCGGCAAGGGCGGCCAGGCGGCACGTACCTGCGCGGCGGCCGACCGTACCGGTCACGCCCTGCTGCACACCCTGTACCAGGCCAACCTGAAGGCCGGTACCGTGTTCCTCAACGAGTACTATGCAGTGGATCTGGTGAAGAACCAGGATGGCGCCTTCGTCGGCATCATCGCCATCTGCATCGAAACCGGCGAGACCATGTACATCCGCTCCAAGGCTACCGTACTGGCCACCGGCGGCGCGGGTCGTATCTACGCGTCGACCACCAACGCCCTGATCAACACCGGCGACGGCGTGGGCATGGCCCTGCGTGCTGGCGTACCGGTCCAGGACATCGAGATGTGGCAGTTCCACCCGACCGGTATCGCCGGCGCAGGTGTACTGGTCACCGAAGGCTGCCGTGGTGAGGGTGGTTACCTGATCAACAAGCACGGCGAGCGTTTCATGGAGCGTTACGCGCCCAACGCCAAGGACCTTGCCGGTCGTGACGTCGTGGCCCGTTCCATGGTCAAGGAAATCATCGCCGGCAACGGCTGTGGCCCGAATGGCGACCACGTGATGCTCAAGCTCGACCACCTGGGTGAGGAAGTGCTGCATGCACGTCTGCCAGGCATCTGCGAGCTGTCCAAGACCTTCGCTCACGTCGACCCAGTGCTGGCCCCGGTTCCGGTCGTACCGACCTGCCACTACATGATGGGTGGTATCGCCACCAACATTCATGGCCAGGCCATCACCCAGGACGCCAACGGCGTCGACCAGGTCATCCACGGTCTGTTCGCGGTCGGTGAAGTGGCCTGCGTATCGGTTCACGGCGCCAACCGTCTGGGCGGCAACTCGCTGCTCGACCTGGTGGTCTTCGGCCGCGCTGCCGGCCTGCACCTGGAGAAGGCGCTGTCCGAAGGCGTCGAATACCGCGATGCCAGCGATACCGACATCGACGTCGCGCTGGGCCGCCTGACCGCTCTGAACGAGCGCACCACCGGTGAAGACGTGGCAACCCTGCGTCGCGAGCTGCAGAACTGCATGCAGAACTACTTCGGTGTGTTCCGTACCGGCGAGTACATGCTCAAGGGTATCGAGCAACTGGCTGGTCTGCGTGAGCGTATCGCCAACGTCAAGATCAACGACAAGTCCCAGGCCTTCAACACCGCGCGTATCGAAGCGCTGGAGCTGCAGAACCTGCTGGAAGTCGCCGAAGCCACCGCCGTCGCTGCCGAGGCCCGCAAGGAGTCCCGCGGTGCACACGCGCGTGAAGACTTTGAAGATCGTGATGATGAAAACTGGCTGTGCCATACCCTGTACTTCCCGGGCGAGAAGCGGGTTGCCAAGCGCTCAGTCAACTTTGCGCCGAAGACCGTACCGGCGTTCGAGCCTAAAGTCCGTACTTACTAA
- the sdhD gene encoding succinate dehydrogenase, hydrophobic membrane anchor protein, with protein MVTNVTNLSRSGLYDWMAQRVSAVVLAAYFIFLIGYLVTHPGIGFAEWHALFSSNWMRIFSLLAMVALGAHAWVGMWTISTDYLTPMALGKSATAIRFLFQTVCGVAMFAYFVWGVQILWGI; from the coding sequence ATGGTAACCAACGTCACTAACCTTTCTCGCTCCGGCCTGTATGACTGGATGGCGCAGCGCGTCTCTGCGGTCGTGCTCGCGGCTTATTTCATCTTCCTGATTGGCTACCTCGTCACTCACCCCGGCATCGGCTTCGCCGAATGGCATGCGCTGTTCTCGAGCAACTGGATGCGTATCTTCAGTCTGCTGGCCATGGTTGCCCTGGGCGCCCACGCCTGGGTCGGCATGTGGACCATTTCCACCGACTACCTGACGCCGATGGCGCTGGGCAAGTCGGCGACTGCGATTCGTTTCCTCTTCCAGACCGTTTGCGGCGTTGCGATGTTCGCTTACTTCGTCTGGGGCGTGCAGATTCTTTGGGGTATCTGA